A single region of the Pseudomonas granadensis genome encodes:
- a CDS encoding DUF2931 family protein, with protein sequence MKKLVIALCALFVCGCQSTDPLSAKNDPKSEWWELAFTEPDYMKVWVEDSSVHDITGKVFFKTGAGTAAGGEPDDGSESARGWTGVGGSGRKVIGADLPMRIYVRWQSIVEQKTWQAWVDIPEEARRIMVASTNQRCAEKPDRTASYIASVYLGLAPGGVVQVWVRDSCHHPVKVARGQGEIDPLGPERGKNGGRYAYPESDKAKRYIEKYGIPYGSW encoded by the coding sequence ATGAAGAAGCTTGTTATCGCTTTGTGCGCGCTTTTCGTCTGCGGTTGCCAGTCCACTGATCCGCTTTCAGCCAAAAATGATCCTAAATCCGAATGGTGGGAGCTGGCTTTTACAGAGCCTGACTATATGAAGGTGTGGGTGGAAGACAGCTCCGTACACGACATCACAGGTAAGGTTTTTTTCAAAACCGGAGCAGGTACGGCCGCCGGGGGAGAGCCTGACGATGGATCAGAGTCTGCGCGTGGCTGGACTGGCGTAGGTGGTAGCGGCAGAAAAGTCATCGGGGCCGATCTGCCCATGCGTATTTACGTTCGCTGGCAATCGATCGTTGAACAGAAAACCTGGCAAGCGTGGGTGGATATTCCGGAAGAAGCCAGGCGAATAATGGTGGCGTCCACAAATCAACGTTGCGCGGAGAAGCCCGACAGGACCGCAAGCTACATTGCTTCAGTTTATCTAGGTCTTGCTCCAGGCGGCGTGGTGCAAGTTTGGGTTAGAGATTCCTGCCACCATCCAGTCAAGGTCGCGAGAGGGCAAGGCGAAATCGATCCGTTGGGTCCGGAACGGGGCAAGAACGGCGGTCGTTATGCCTATCCAGAGAGTGACAAGGCAAAGCGGTATATCGAAAAATACGGGATCCCATACGGGAGTTGGTAG
- a CDS encoding glutathione S-transferase, which translates to MKLIGMLDSPYVRRVAISAKCLGIDLEHQSVSVFRHFEQFQQINPVVKAPTLMLDDGVVLMDSTLILDYLEARSGKTLLPTELSQRAHALRLIGLSLAACEKAVQLYYERNLRPADIQYQPWVERVESQLAAAFTALEQELQKHALPTDGPLAQAGISLAVAWSFTDLVVPDQIDASRYPHIAQYTAYAETLEAFISTPMT; encoded by the coding sequence ATGAAACTGATCGGCATGCTCGACTCCCCATACGTGCGCCGCGTGGCGATCTCCGCCAAATGCCTGGGCATCGACCTGGAACACCAGTCGGTCTCGGTGTTCCGCCACTTCGAACAATTCCAGCAGATCAACCCGGTGGTCAAAGCGCCGACGCTGATGCTCGACGACGGCGTCGTACTGATGGACTCGACGCTGATCCTCGACTACCTCGAAGCCCGCTCCGGCAAAACCCTGCTGCCGACCGAACTGAGCCAGCGCGCCCACGCCCTGCGCCTGATCGGCCTCAGCCTCGCCGCCTGCGAAAAAGCCGTGCAGCTGTATTACGAACGCAACCTGCGCCCCGCCGACATCCAATACCAGCCGTGGGTCGAACGCGTCGAAAGCCAACTCGCCGCCGCCTTCACCGCCCTCGAACAGGAACTGCAAAAGCACGCTTTGCCCACCGACGGCCCCCTCGCCCAAGCCGGCATCAGCCTCGCCGTGGCCTGGAGTTTCACCGACCTTGTCGTCCCCGATCAAATCGACGCCAGCCGCTACCCGCACATCGCCCAATACACCGCGTACGCCGAAACCCTCGAAGCGTTCATCAGCACGCCGATGACCTGA
- a CDS encoding methyl-accepting chemotaxis protein gives MTRDGSLVAALPAPVQSAKNRWIAPTLQSIALMLLLAGTTLTEWSLYIGLPLAVLIVWLPRLRTRAVADSLPSDNRSAISELTRDLSYTTSHNALSAAGVAFSVKELASKLESQLDAAAQIVSNAEVMIATEQATSQLSRAALEAASQAHHSSAAGRTELVDSIARMHQLSERASASRELIEALSLRSDDIQRVTLVIQSIASQTNLLALNAAIEAARAGEHGRGFAVVADEVRGLAARTASATGEVGEMVADIQQRTAQVVEQIRQLSSDLQTGVEQVEHTGEHLENIARLAAGVESQVGEIAHGAQTNREQLDSLFIAIEQMRSDLAISDQQTRRLAEAAVQMEGQAETISERLAEVGLDDYHQRVYDLAREGASQIAARFEADVEQGKISLEDLFDRQYQPIPNTQPAKFHSRFDRYTDQVLPAIQEPLLPRHEGLVFAIACTPQGYVPTHNQQFSQPLTGDAQVDAINNRTKRKFADRTGIRCGSHQQPVLLQTYTRDTGELMHDLSVPIMVKGRHWGGLRLGYKPERPH, from the coding sequence ATGACGAGAGACGGATCTCTGGTTGCGGCGCTGCCTGCACCAGTGCAATCAGCAAAAAACCGCTGGATCGCACCGACCCTGCAAAGCATCGCCCTGATGCTGTTATTGGCTGGCACGACCCTGACCGAATGGTCGCTGTACATTGGCTTGCCGCTGGCAGTGCTGATCGTCTGGCTGCCGCGCCTGCGCACCCGCGCAGTCGCCGATTCGCTGCCAAGCGACAACCGCAGCGCAATTTCCGAACTCACTCGCGATCTTTCCTACACCACCAGCCATAACGCGCTGTCAGCGGCCGGCGTGGCGTTTTCGGTCAAAGAGCTTGCGAGCAAACTCGAATCGCAACTCGACGCGGCGGCGCAGATCGTCAGCAATGCCGAGGTGATGATTGCCACCGAACAGGCCACGTCGCAACTCAGCCGCGCAGCGCTGGAAGCCGCCAGTCAGGCGCATCACAGCAGCGCGGCGGGGCGCACGGAGCTGGTGGATTCGATTGCGCGCATGCATCAACTCAGTGAACGCGCCAGTGCCAGCCGGGAACTGATCGAAGCCCTGAGCCTGCGCAGCGATGACATTCAGCGCGTCACGCTGGTGATCCAGTCGATTGCCAGCCAGACCAATCTGCTCGCGTTGAACGCGGCGATCGAGGCGGCGCGGGCTGGTGAGCATGGTCGCGGGTTTGCCGTGGTGGCCGATGAGGTTCGTGGTCTGGCGGCGCGCACGGCGTCGGCGACCGGCGAAGTTGGCGAAATGGTCGCCGATATTCAGCAGCGCACGGCTCAGGTGGTTGAGCAGATTCGCCAGCTCTCCAGCGACCTGCAAACCGGCGTGGAGCAGGTCGAGCACACTGGCGAGCATCTGGAAAACATTGCCCGACTGGCAGCCGGGGTGGAAAGCCAGGTTGGCGAAATCGCCCACGGTGCACAGACCAATCGCGAGCAGCTCGATAGCTTGTTCATAGCGATCGAGCAGATGCGCAGCGACCTGGCGATCAGCGATCAACAGACTCGGCGCCTCGCTGAAGCAGCGGTACAGATGGAAGGGCAGGCGGAAACCATCAGCGAGCGTCTGGCCGAAGTCGGGCTGGATGACTATCACCAGCGCGTCTACGATCTCGCGCGTGAAGGCGCGAGCCAGATTGCCGCGCGTTTCGAGGCGGATGTCGAGCAGGGCAAGATCAGTCTGGAAGATCTGTTCGATCGTCAGTACCAGCCGATCCCGAATACCCAACCGGCAAAATTTCACAGCCGTTTCGACCGTTACACCGATCAGGTGCTGCCGGCGATTCAGGAGCCATTGTTGCCACGTCACGAAGGGCTGGTGTTCGCCATCGCCTGCACGCCGCAGGGTTATGTGCCGACGCACAATCAGCAGTTCAGTCAGCCACTGACGGGCGATGCGCAGGTCGACGCCATCAATAACCGCACCAAACGCAAATTCGCCGACCGCACCGGGATTCGTTGCGGCAGTCATCAACAACCGGTGCTGCTGCAAACGTATACGCGCGACACAGGTGAGCTGATGCACGACCTGTCGGTGCCGATCATGGTCAAGGGCCGGCATTGGGGCGGGCTGCGTCTGGGGTATAAGCCTGAGCGTCCGCACTGA
- a CDS encoding ABC transporter substrate-binding protein, with product MNGFRRLLAASVATFGLLASAQSVSAAQAPIHFADLNWESGSLITDVLRVIVEKGYGLPTDTLPGTTITLETALANNDIQVIGEEWAGRSPVWVKAEAEGKVVSLGDTVKGATEGWWVPEYVIKGDPAKGIKPMAPDLRSVSDLKKYKDVFKDPENPSKGRFLNSPIGWTSEVVNKQKLTAYGLQNDFTNFRSGSGAALDAEISSSIRRGKPVLFYYWSPTPLLGKYKLVQLEEPPFDAEAWKTLTDADNPNPKPTRSLASKLSIGVSTPFQKQYPQIAEFFSKVDFPIEPLNKALAQMSEKHTAPREAAVAFMKAHPDVWQAWLPKDVAEKVFADLE from the coding sequence ATGAACGGATTTCGACGGTTACTGGCCGCCAGCGTGGCCACCTTCGGTTTGCTGGCGTCAGCGCAATCGGTCTCGGCGGCACAGGCGCCGATCCATTTCGCCGATCTCAACTGGGAAAGTGGCAGCCTGATCACCGATGTCCTGCGGGTCATCGTCGAGAAGGGCTATGGATTGCCGACCGACACGTTGCCGGGGACCACCATTACGCTGGAAACCGCACTCGCCAACAACGATATTCAGGTGATTGGCGAGGAGTGGGCCGGGCGCAGTCCGGTGTGGGTCAAGGCCGAGGCCGAGGGCAAAGTGGTCAGTCTGGGCGATACGGTCAAAGGCGCCACCGAAGGCTGGTGGGTGCCGGAATACGTGATCAAGGGCGACCCGGCCAAGGGCATCAAACCGATGGCTCCGGATTTGCGCAGCGTCAGTGACCTGAAAAAGTACAAGGACGTGTTCAAGGACCCGGAAAACCCCAGCAAGGGGCGCTTTCTGAACAGCCCGATCGGCTGGACGTCGGAAGTCGTCAACAAGCAGAAGTTGACGGCATACGGGTTGCAGAACGATTTCACCAATTTCCGCAGCGGTTCGGGAGCCGCACTGGATGCCGAGATCAGCTCGTCGATCCGTCGCGGCAAGCCCGTACTGTTTTATTACTGGTCGCCAACCCCGCTGCTCGGCAAGTACAAACTGGTGCAGCTGGAAGAACCCCCGTTCGATGCCGAAGCCTGGAAGACCCTGACTGACGCCGACAACCCCAATCCAAAACCGACCCGCTCGCTGGCCTCGAAGCTGTCTATCGGCGTGTCTACGCCGTTCCAGAAGCAATACCCGCAGATCGCTGAATTCTTCAGCAAGGTGGACTTCCCGATCGAACCGCTGAACAAGGCGCTGGCGCAAATGAGCGAGAAGCACACCGCGCCACGGGAGGCAGCGGTGGCGTTCATGAAGGCGCATCCTGATGTGTGGCAGGCGTGGTTACCGAAGGACGTGGCCGAGAAGGTTTTTGCTGATCTGGAATAG
- a CDS encoding DUF2789 family protein, which yields MELPTELNLTTLFEQLGLPSDEASINDFVEAHPLDPDTKLIDADFWTPQQAQLLKEWLRADGEEAPIVDELNVRLHRGK from the coding sequence ATGGAACTGCCAACCGAGCTTAACCTGACCACCCTTTTTGAACAGCTGGGCTTGCCGTCGGACGAGGCGTCAATCAACGATTTCGTCGAAGCACACCCGCTGGACCCGGACACCAAGCTTATTGATGCTGATTTCTGGACGCCGCAACAAGCGCAATTACTCAAGGAATGGCTACGTGCAGACGGCGAGGAAGCGCCGATTGTCGATGAGCTGAACGTGCGCCTGCATCGCGGTAAATAA
- a CDS encoding DNA alkylation repair protein has product MSAPDTAAPALKEIFNAERLQHIASEMSAVYPAFKAKAFLEHAQHGLAELSVMQRMARVSESLHAVLPLDYADSLKALFELAPRLNSGFVSMCLPHYVASYGAHAFDTSMNALKFFTTFGSSEFAIRHFLRSDLERTLEHMHDWAHDENHHIRRLASEGSRPRLPWSFRLEPIQANPQFTAGILERLKADESLYVRKSVANHLNDVTKVHPQWVLDTIEGWSLENKHTGWIAKHALRSLIKQGDLRALTVIGAGAKAEVELLDVRVEPAVVRLGDAITLSFLVKSTVPVGQRLVIDYAIDYVKANGGVSRKVFKLKMVELAGFGSEVVKRRQVIRDFTTRKHFAGRHGVWVMVNGEVLGSGGFDLVG; this is encoded by the coding sequence ATGAGCGCGCCCGACACCGCCGCTCCGGCGCTAAAGGAAATCTTCAACGCCGAACGCCTGCAACACATCGCCAGCGAGATGAGCGCCGTTTACCCGGCATTCAAGGCCAAGGCATTTCTTGAACATGCCCAGCACGGACTCGCTGAATTATCGGTGATGCAGCGCATGGCACGTGTCAGCGAAAGCCTGCACGCCGTGCTGCCACTGGATTACGCAGATTCCCTCAAAGCGCTGTTCGAACTCGCCCCGCGATTGAACAGCGGCTTCGTCAGCATGTGCCTGCCGCACTACGTCGCCAGCTACGGCGCACACGCGTTCGATACATCGATGAACGCGCTGAAATTCTTCACCACGTTCGGCTCCTCGGAATTCGCCATCCGCCACTTCCTGCGCAGCGACCTCGAACGCACCCTGGAACACATGCACGACTGGGCCCACGACGAAAACCACCACATCCGCCGCCTCGCCAGCGAAGGCAGCCGCCCTCGCCTGCCGTGGTCGTTTCGACTGGAACCCATCCAAGCGAATCCGCAGTTTACCGCCGGGATACTCGAGCGGTTGAAGGCCGATGAGAGTTTGTACGTGCGCAAGTCCGTGGCGAATCATCTGAATGATGTGACGAAAGTGCATCCGCAGTGGGTGCTGGACACGATTGAAGGATGGTCGCTGGAGAACAAGCACACGGGCTGGATTGCGAAGCATGCGTTGCGCAGTTTGATTAAGCAGGGGGATCTAAGGGCGCTGACGGTGATTGGTGCCGGGGCGAAGGCTGAGGTGGAATTGCTGGATGTGCGGGTTGAGCCGGCGGTGGTGCGGCTGGGGGATGCGATTACGTTGTCGTTTTTGGTGAAGTCGACGGTGCCGGTTGGGCAGCGGTTGGTGATTGATTATGCGATTGACTATGTGAAGGCGAATGGCGGGGTTTCGCGGAAGGTTTTCAAGTTGAAGATGGTGGAGTTGGCGGGGTTTGGGAGCGAGGTGGTGAAGCGGAGGCAGGTGATCAGGGACTTTACGACGCGCAAGCATTTTGCGGGGCGGCATGGGGTTTGGGTGATGGTGAATGGGGAGGTTTTGGGGAGTGGTGGTTTTGATTTGGTTGGTTGA
- a CDS encoding DUF3995 domain-containing protein yields MTFALAQWLVTVFALISLMHVYWALGGQWAAAVVVPQIPVAGFVETVRPAFKPSGWITLLVAAALLLIAVLVCMRVGWGMPAVQHKALQWVISAIALLLFARAIGDSNLVGFFKEVKDSRFARLDTWVYSPLCAALGAGLLAVAWI; encoded by the coding sequence ATGACCTTTGCGTTGGCTCAATGGCTGGTGACCGTTTTTGCGTTGATCAGCCTGATGCATGTGTATTGGGCGCTGGGTGGGCAGTGGGCGGCGGCTGTGGTGGTGCCGCAGATACCGGTGGCCGGTTTTGTCGAGACGGTACGGCCAGCGTTCAAACCGTCGGGCTGGATCACCTTGCTGGTGGCAGCCGCTCTATTGTTGATCGCCGTGCTGGTCTGCATGCGTGTCGGCTGGGGCATGCCAGCGGTGCAGCACAAGGCATTGCAGTGGGTAATCAGTGCGATTGCCTTGCTGCTGTTTGCCCGGGCGATTGGCGATTCGAATCTGGTGGGGTTTTTCAAGGAAGTGAAGGATTCGCGCTTTGCCCGGCTGGATACCTGGGTGTATTCGCCGTTGTGCGCGGCGTTGGGGGCGGGGTTGTTGGCGGTAGCTTGGATATGA
- a CDS encoding MurR/RpiR family transcriptional regulator, with product MPRPDLPATAEVALASPPINAERLLHLITEQYDSLPRQLKRIASYISQQSERIMVDRISDIARECEVQPSAIVRFSQRFGFSGFSEMQALFRSAYTDKASPAQNYQQRIRSLIANPSRNASDGDLARECIDATRSGIERLGRELDDAAFTTAVDLIVNADNIYVVGVRRSFAVADYLVYNLQHTQKRIHLVSGLGGSYREQMRSVRAGDLVIAISFVPYAKETQHCLRFAREQQANTLILTDSHLSPLVKRANSVLLVNEGSALAFRSLSATLCLCQALFVAVAYRLGLNVEEIHEQAGFDD from the coding sequence ATGCCCCGCCCCGATCTGCCGGCCACCGCCGAGGTTGCCCTCGCCAGCCCCCCGATCAACGCCGAGCGTTTGCTGCACCTGATCACTGAGCAATACGACAGCCTGCCGCGCCAGCTCAAGCGCATCGCCAGCTACATCAGCCAGCAGAGCGAGCGGATCATGGTCGACCGGATCAGTGACATCGCCCGCGAATGCGAAGTGCAACCCTCTGCCATCGTGCGCTTCTCGCAACGCTTCGGTTTCAGCGGCTTCAGCGAAATGCAGGCGTTGTTCCGCAGCGCCTACACGGATAAAGCCTCGCCCGCGCAAAACTACCAGCAACGCATCCGCAGCCTGATCGCCAACCCCTCACGTAACGCCAGCGACGGCGACCTCGCCCGCGAATGCATCGACGCGACGCGCTCAGGCATCGAACGCCTCGGCCGCGAACTCGACGACGCGGCGTTCACAACCGCCGTCGACCTCATCGTCAACGCTGACAACATTTATGTCGTCGGCGTACGCCGCTCCTTCGCCGTCGCCGATTACCTTGTCTACAACCTGCAACACACGCAGAAACGCATTCATCTGGTGTCAGGGCTTGGCGGCAGCTATCGCGAGCAGATGCGCAGCGTGCGCGCCGGTGATCTGGTCATTGCGATCAGCTTCGTCCCTTATGCCAAGGAAACCCAACACTGCCTGCGTTTCGCCCGCGAGCAGCAGGCGAACACCCTGATCCTCACCGACAGCCACCTCTCGCCGCTGGTCAAACGGGCCAACAGCGTGCTGCTGGTCAACGAAGGCAGCGCCCTGGCCTTTCGCTCGCTGAGTGCGACGCTGTGTTTGTGCCAGGCGCTGTTTGTCGCGGTGGCGTATCGGTTGGGGCTCAATGTTGAAGAGATTCACGAACAGGCCGGATTCGACGACTGA
- a CDS encoding AAA family ATPase, translating to MIESISLSNIATYSPDKSEEIVNLKPINFFYGANGAGKTTISRLIENPAISTHSRIKWLRNSQIPAMIYNNDFITSNFTDSKELPGVFTLGKAEQAELDRLALLKDERKRHEQMKTKSVILLDGEDGRTGKNAELVSLEAKLVARCWEQKTKHDEHFKGAFTGLRNNKEAFKARVLQEHASNTSSLVDLADLQARALVLYGEQPFKMSSVPNLNLSRLIAFETSLVLAKKVIGKDDVSISAIIQRLANSDWVRQGMRFLEHTDEQCPFCQQNIPHDFEKNLAEYFDETFEADSKAVSTLRSTYFQVADEVLTQARALLFSDCIHLDKDKISLEIQALEAVVIVNKDRVDKKVSSPSSEIELEGLKDIQDGILGIVDAANVKVSEHNRLVASFTAEQNKLTGEVWKYVIDTELKNTLTDYTSEKDKLQKSIVGITSSRDKAADNINTVEIEIDKIETALTSVKPTVIAINKILKNFGFRSFSLDPACVGNSYRLIRSDGKDAKQTLSEGEKSFVTFLYFYHLLKGSITTSGITSDRVVVIDDPVSSLDSDVLFIVSSLIKELFAEVRKKDSHLKQILVLTHNVHFHKEITYDQRRKSETSLSDETFWIVRKPSDYSVVEFHPNNPIRTSYQLLWAELKKTPVPALTLQNTMRRILENYFKILGGVDTYVLVGKFEGLEKVQCQSLISWVNDGSHYAPDELYVAIGENMAASYLKIFFKIFKAAKHDAHYKMMMGDDYVDLDPDELSDDTQDGISANVDGNLVASAVDAQDLSILVPGLSAIPADNPALASIVPLAGRDSPEGDSDIPF from the coding sequence ATGATCGAGTCGATTAGCCTTTCTAATATCGCCACCTATAGCCCCGACAAGTCCGAAGAAATTGTTAACCTAAAACCGATCAATTTCTTCTACGGTGCAAATGGCGCGGGCAAGACCACGATCAGTCGGCTGATCGAAAATCCTGCCATTTCGACGCACTCTCGGATCAAGTGGCTGAGGAACAGCCAGATCCCGGCAATGATCTACAACAATGATTTCATTACCTCTAACTTCACCGACTCGAAAGAACTGCCGGGTGTTTTCACGCTGGGGAAGGCCGAGCAAGCCGAGCTTGATCGCCTAGCGTTACTAAAGGATGAAAGAAAGCGCCACGAACAGATGAAGACGAAGTCAGTCATTCTTCTTGATGGCGAGGATGGTAGGACAGGAAAGAACGCCGAACTCGTTTCTTTAGAAGCAAAACTGGTCGCTCGGTGCTGGGAACAAAAGACAAAACATGACGAACACTTCAAGGGTGCTTTCACCGGCTTGAGAAATAATAAAGAGGCCTTTAAGGCTAGGGTTTTGCAAGAGCATGCGAGCAATACTTCATCTCTGGTCGACCTGGCTGACCTCCAGGCAAGAGCCTTGGTGTTATATGGTGAGCAACCTTTCAAGATGTCTTCTGTTCCAAACTTGAACTTGTCGCGGCTGATTGCATTCGAAACAAGCCTAGTTCTAGCCAAGAAGGTAATTGGTAAGGACGACGTCAGCATCTCAGCGATTATCCAGCGGCTAGCTAACAGCGACTGGGTTCGGCAGGGTATGAGATTTCTGGAACATACAGACGAGCAATGCCCGTTTTGCCAACAGAATATTCCACATGATTTCGAGAAAAATCTGGCTGAATACTTTGACGAAACGTTTGAAGCTGATTCCAAGGCAGTTTCTACTCTGCGTTCTACCTATTTTCAGGTTGCAGATGAGGTATTGACTCAGGCACGTGCTTTATTGTTCTCGGATTGTATTCATCTGGATAAAGATAAGATTAGTCTTGAGATCCAAGCCTTGGAAGCTGTAGTTATTGTCAACAAGGATCGAGTGGATAAAAAGGTTTCTAGCCCAAGCTCTGAAATTGAGCTTGAGGGGTTGAAGGATATTCAGGATGGCATCTTAGGGATTGTCGACGCTGCCAATGTGAAAGTCTCTGAGCACAATCGCCTTGTAGCTAGCTTCACCGCTGAACAGAACAAGCTCACCGGAGAGGTATGGAAGTATGTCATCGATACCGAGCTAAAAAATACGTTAACCGACTACACGTCTGAAAAGGACAAGTTGCAGAAATCCATCGTTGGCATCACATCGAGTCGGGACAAGGCCGCGGATAATATCAACACTGTTGAGATCGAAATTGACAAGATTGAAACAGCGCTGACAAGCGTGAAACCGACGGTCATCGCCATCAACAAGATCCTCAAAAACTTTGGATTTCGTAGTTTTTCGCTCGATCCTGCCTGTGTAGGAAACTCATATAGGCTTATCCGAAGTGATGGCAAAGACGCCAAGCAAACGCTTAGCGAGGGCGAAAAATCCTTCGTCACCTTCCTGTACTTCTACCACCTGCTCAAAGGCAGCATTACGACCTCAGGCATCACAAGTGACCGGGTCGTCGTCATTGATGACCCAGTTTCAAGTCTCGATAGTGATGTGCTCTTTATCGTGAGTAGCTTGATTAAAGAACTATTTGCGGAGGTGAGAAAGAAGGATAGCCATCTCAAACAGATTTTGGTGCTGACCCACAACGTCCATTTTCACAAAGAGATTACCTACGACCAACGGCGGAAGTCCGAAACTTCCCTCAGTGATGAGACCTTCTGGATCGTCCGAAAGCCTAGCGATTACTCCGTAGTCGAGTTTCATCCGAACAACCCCATCAGAACCTCCTACCAGTTACTTTGGGCCGAGTTGAAGAAAACTCCTGTGCCAGCGCTTACGCTGCAAAACACCATGCGAAGGATTTTGGAGAATTATTTCAAAATCTTGGGGGGTGTCGACACGTACGTTCTGGTCGGAAAATTTGAAGGTCTTGAAAAGGTACAGTGTCAGTCCCTAATCAGCTGGGTCAATGATGGCTCGCATTACGCTCCTGATGAGCTGTACGTGGCTATTGGTGAAAACATGGCAGCCAGCTATTTGAAGATTTTCTTCAAGATCTTCAAAGCCGCTAAGCATGACGCACACTACAAAATGATGATGGGCGATGATTATGTCGATCTCGATCCGGATGAGCTCTCGGACGATACTCAGGACGGCATCAGCGCTAATGTAGATGGTAACTTAGTCGCTAGCGCCGTTGATGCTCAGGACCTGTCCATACTCGTCCCTGGCCTATCTGCTATCCCGGCCGACAATCCGGCACTGGCATCGATTGTTCCGTTGGCAGGCAGGGACAGTCCAGAGGGAGATTCAGATATACCCTTCTGA
- a CDS encoding DUF2931 family protein, with the protein MHALLTKLFSVSLCALLIVGCHAQPLSAKHDPKSPWWELGFTEPNYMKVWVEDTAVEDIKGKTFLRTGGGSASGGQPEDGTESARGWHGVGSSAKAVVGADLPKRIFVRWQSIVEPQTYRAWIDIPEEARQLMLTSVNQRCDKTPDQTATYISSVYLGLAPGGVVQVWVRDSCHHPIKVAKAQAEIEPMGPSQGKTHGRYAYPVSEKSKRYIEKFGIPYGSW; encoded by the coding sequence CTGCACGCCCTTTTAACCAAGCTATTTTCAGTCTCGCTGTGCGCACTGTTGATAGTTGGTTGTCATGCCCAGCCACTCTCGGCCAAACACGACCCCAAATCCCCCTGGTGGGAACTCGGATTTACCGAGCCCAACTACATGAAGGTTTGGGTTGAAGATACTGCCGTAGAAGATATCAAGGGCAAGACGTTTCTGCGCACGGGCGGCGGATCCGCGTCGGGCGGGCAACCAGAAGATGGAACAGAGTCGGCGCGAGGTTGGCACGGTGTGGGCAGCTCAGCGAAAGCAGTGGTGGGGGCTGATCTCCCGAAACGGATTTTTGTTCGCTGGCAATCCATCGTAGAACCTCAGACTTACCGCGCTTGGATAGACATACCTGAGGAAGCAAGACAACTGATGCTGACGTCGGTCAACCAACGATGCGATAAAACTCCAGATCAGACGGCTACTTATATATCTTCGGTCTACTTGGGATTGGCTCCCGGAGGTGTCGTACAAGTGTGGGTTAGAGACTCCTGCCATCATCCAATCAAAGTGGCCAAAGCTCAGGCAGAAATCGAGCCAATGGGGCCGAGTCAGGGTAAAACCCATGGGCGATACGCGTATCCCGTCAGCGAGAAGTCCAAGCGATATATCGAGAAATTTGGCATTCCGTACGGGAGTTGGTAG
- a CDS encoding TraR/DksA family transcriptional regulator, translating into MTKDKLLAMPADDYMNAEQHAFFTELLQNMKVETHERIEQNRIAIESLDTPADPADAASVEEERTWLVNAIDRDQRMLPQLEQALERIKEDSFGWCDDSGEPIGLKRLLISPTTKYCIEAQERHEQIDKHQRQA; encoded by the coding sequence ATGACAAAGGACAAGTTGCTGGCGATGCCGGCAGATGACTACATGAATGCAGAGCAACACGCTTTCTTCACTGAGCTGTTGCAGAACATGAAAGTCGAAACCCACGAGCGCATTGAGCAAAACCGTATCGCCATCGAAAGCCTGGATACCCCGGCTGACCCGGCGGACGCGGCTTCGGTTGAAGAAGAGCGCACCTGGCTGGTCAACGCGATCGATCGCGACCAGCGCATGCTGCCGCAACTGGAACAAGCTCTTGAGCGCATCAAGGAAGACAGCTTCGGCTGGTGCGACGACAGCGGCGAGCCTATCGGCCTGAAACGCCTGCTGATCAGTCCGACCACCAAGTACTGCATCGAAGCTCAGGAACGTCACGAGCAAATCGACAAGCACCAGCGTCAGGCCTGA
- a CDS encoding DUF3892 domain-containing protein, translated as MADAQVTCITKPNVNSSHEHITHLGNPTNQWRWTREQVIASIDAGTNTFFVIDPANGVRANIGVVRESGHTPYLRTYADGQWNNNLLSLSQCPI; from the coding sequence ATGGCCGACGCTCAAGTAACGTGTATTACTAAACCGAATGTAAACAGTTCCCATGAACACATCACTCATCTTGGAAATCCAACTAATCAATGGCGTTGGACTCGCGAGCAAGTGATTGCCAGCATTGATGCTGGAACGAATACTTTTTTTGTGATCGATCCGGCAAATGGTGTTCGTGCGAATATTGGAGTTGTACGCGAATCTGGTCATACGCCTTATTTGCGTACATATGCAGATGGGCAATGGAATAATAACTTGTTGTCGCTCAGTCAGTGTCCTATCTGA